The DNA region AATGTAAATAATGTCGTCATCATCATTTTGTAATACAATTTTGTGAATATTAATATCGATGACTTTACCTTTTTGATCTCCAATTCTCACATAATCGCCAATTGCGAGATCTCGCGAAAAACTTATATTGAACCCACAAATAATATCCGTTACCAATTCTTTGGATATAATTGCAATAGCAGCAGCAACTATACTTAATGAGGTGAGCAACTCTTCTGGTTTCAAACCAAAGAAACCAAGTATCATAACCACTACCCCTATGCCAGATAAGATATAATAGATATTTTGAAGCCCAATAATGACATTATCCGAATATTTATGCCCAAATTTCTTGCGTTTGCGATAAATAAATTGGCTTAACCTGATTCCCAGGTTGATGGATGTCCAAAATATCAAAAAGCTAAAAAGCGGATATAATAAATTAGAATTATCGACAAAAGATTGTAAAATATCAGATCCTAAGCCATAACGCAAAGCGATCAGAATGATTAAAATCACTAGTTTTATAATAAATTTAAAAATATTCATATCCGGTGATGCTAAATAAGTAATAAAAAATCAAACTGTGCATTTCAATTCCGCCAAACCGTGTAAATTTACGAATCCCAAAGCTTAAAATTAGTTGGAGTGTTTGAAATAAATATTGATTTACAAGGCACTATGGCAATTATTTGTGTGCTTTGCATTATTACTGTGTGTTTGTTTGAATTTGTCAATGGCTTTCACGACACCGCCAATGCCGTTGCAACTGTCATTTACACTAAAAGCCTTAAACCAATTCCAGCAGTAATCTGGTCAGGAATCTGGAATTTCTTGGGAGTTATTTGCAGTTCGTACCTTTTTGGAATGGCTGTAGCTGGCAAAATAGCTGCACTGATCCCTCTTGAATCTGTGCTATCTCGTGATTTTTCCGAAGCTATTGCTATGATTGTATCTGCATTAATTGGCGCTATTATCTGGAATGTGGGTACCTGGTATTTTGGAATACCTTGTTCCAGTTCACATACAATGATCGGTTCTCTATTAGGAGTAGGAATTGTTTTCTCAATATTACCTGGAAGCGGAGACAAAGTGGGTGTTAATTGGGGTGAAGCATATAAAATCATGAATTCGCTGTTGATTTCACCACTTTTTGGGTTTTCAATGGCAATTGTATTGATGTTTATGCTAAAATCCTTTGTGAAGGATAAAACCATTTTTAAAGAACCAGAAAACGGCCAAACTCCCCCATTTTGGTTAAGGGCTATCCTAATAGGAACCTGTACTTTGGTTAGTTTTTTTCATGGTAGCAATGATGGTCAAAAAGGGGTTGGACTCATGCTCATAGTACTTATGGCTTTCATGCCTGTTCAATACGCACTGGCACCAGATTTTAATAAAAATGAGTTTGCTCATACTTTAAAATTGATGAAAGAATCCTTAAATCGAGAATCCACTTTAAACTATGAAATGGAACGAACCCTTTGTGCCAGTGCAGATAAATTAGAACATTTTGAAAAATACATTGAAAGCTTAAATGTCACACAAGGCCGCCAGTTAATGATTGCACGCAAACAAATGGGCGTACTTTCTAAAGAACTCAAAGTAATTGTATCCGAACCCAATTTAATTACAGAGAAGTCTAACCAACGAATTTTAAAGGATGGAATTCATAAATTGAATAAATACACCACCTATGTCCCAACATGGACCATTATTTTGATTTCAATTTCTTTAGGAATTGGTACCATGATAGGCTGGAAACGAATTGTAGTAACCATTGGTGAAAAAATTGGTAAACGCCATATGACATTTGCCGAAGGCGCTTCTGCTGAACTCGTAGCCTCAAGCACCATAGGATTGGCATCCGGACTGGGACTCCCCGTGTCAACTACTCATGTACTCTCTTCCGGAGTTGCAGGAGCAATGGTTGCGTCAAAAGGAATTAAGAATCTTCAAAAAGGAACTGTTAAAAACATTGTGTTGGCTTGGGTGCTTACATTACCTGTTACCATTTTAATAAGCGGAGGTTTGTATCTTTTGATTCGACATTTTATCTGATAAGCGTAAAAGTTGTACGCCTGTTTTTTTGATGATCATCTTCTGAACAGGAATCACAAGAACAATTTATTGCCGGGTCGTTTTCTCCATACCCGGTATGAAACAATCGACTGGAATCAATTCCTTTGGCTATTAACCATTGCATTGCAGCATGAGCTCTTTTTTCGGATAATTCAAGATTGTATTTTTCATCTCCCCTACAATCTGTATGGGAACCCAACCGTATCCGTATTAACGGATTTGTAATTAACAATCCTCTTAATTTTTCCAATGATCCCACAGCATCCTGCCTAATATTCCATTTATCAAAGTCATAATACAATTCAGGAATTACAAATTCTTCCTCATAACGAATCGGGATCAATTCTACAACAATCGACATCATAAATAAACTATCGGCAGTTAACTCTGGTTGCGTTGGCGTAGTGAATGAAAATTCATTATTCAAATAATTTTTCTTACTTGCCAAAAATGTATAAGATTCTCCAGGAAGCAGTTTAAGTGTGATCTTTGAATTTGATTTTGAATTGACAGAATTCCTGGATACTTTTTCAATTAAATCAACTGAATCAACAGGGATTTGTTTCGACGATTTATATGATTCTGCGGTCACAAATTGAATATTAGCCTGCACTTCCCACTTAAACTTTTTAGGACCTTGCACAACTGCAATCTGGCTGCGCTTTCTTAATTCCACAGAATAAATTTCGTCTTGTCGATTGAAATTTCTGTTAGAACTTAAAAGTGCTTTTTGAAAAACTGTATCATTCGCCACGAAATTTTTATCAATATAAAATCCAAAATCATCCGCTTCCGAATTAATATCAGGTTTCAAATTAATGGGAGGAGCCCATTTCGACTCCGAAATTTTATATGTTTTAAATACATCCAAACCGCCTAAGCCAGGATGCCCATTGCTGCTAAAAAAAAGAGTGTCATTATACCAAACAGGAAATTTTTCATCATAGGCTGAATTGATTGGTTCTCCCAGATTTTCTGGAACAGTCCAACCCTCATTTCCCAAATAACTTATATACAAATCATATTGCCCAACGCCACCAGGTGCATTTGAACTAAAAACTAAGATTGAATCCGATTTGTATAAAGCAGGATGATAAACATTTGAATTGTCAAATCCTAAATCTAAGCGTTCAGGTTCAGCCCAACTGCCATTTATATATTCAGATTCATAAATTTTACAGAAGTCTTCCGGCTGATCATTTGCATCACATCTGGTAAAATAAATTTTACTTCCTATAGAATTAAAACAAAATGAACCTTCATTTGACTTACTGTTGATCGGTTCTGGTAACGACTCGACCGAACCGTTTTTAAATAAATAAATATCCGAAAAACTTCTTCCAGTCCAACCAAACTTAGAATTTTCATGCCTCGATTCAGAAAGTCTGTCAGATACAAAATAAACTTTTGTACTGTCAAAAGTTAGTGCTGAATAATCAGAAGCCTTATCATTTAAGGCTGTATAATTGGTCAATTTATAATAAAAATCAGTTCTTTGTTTAATCCACTCCAGATTTAGCCTACAGATTTGAATATCCTTTTTATACTCCATGCCACCTTTTAGCTCTTGCATTAATTCCTGGTAAGCTAAAATAGCGGCTTCATAATCTCCGGTATTCTTTAAAGCGATTGCATATTCTTCCAAAGCTTTTAAACCATAATTCAAATCATAAGCCTTTTTAAACCATCCAAGAGATTGATCGTAATCACTTAAATATTTATAACTCTGACCTAATTTGAATGCTTTATACGCTTTTTCCTTTGGATTTGAAACTTGATCGATTTCATTCTTATAAAAACCAATAGCGTTAGCATATTGCTTGCTTTGAAAGGCCTGATCCCCTGTTTTGATTTTAATTTGGTAGCTACAAGCTGCCAATAGCAAGGTCAACAGAATTCCAAACTTATTCATCTAAATAATAACGCTTTAATCGTTTCAAAGTTATACAGATATTCTAAAAATTTCTAATTCAGAAAACTCATTTAAAGCGCTTCTTACTAATTAAATACAGATTAATTCTTGTTCATTTGAAGCGGAAATGACCACTTACTGCACGCTTATTTTATTCATCCAGTATAAATTGATTAAATGCAATTGATGAAATTCAGCATTCAATAGCTATTTTAAGTTCATTTGTATTTTTTACCCAGCCTTCAACTGATTCATACAAATCAAATGCTTAAAAAGCAGCAATAAGATAAAGGGGGTTTCATTTATAAAAACAAAAGCGCCATTTAGCAATTAACTAAATGGCGCTTTATGACTGATTATTAATTTAAACCTTAGCTACTTGTTTCGTCAGCTTACTGGTTTCTTTTTTAATGGTGTATTTTAAATTTTTTGTAAAGTCAATAACAATAGGCATAGCAACACAAATTGAAGAATATGTACCAATAATAATACCTATTATCATAGCGAAACAAAATCCTTTTGTACTTGAGCCCCCAAAGAAAAACAACAATATAATTGTCAACATGGTAGCCAAAGATGTATTGATGGTACGCGACAAGGTGGTATTAATAGCAGCGTTCACCAATTCTTTATCTGACTTATCACTGTCCATTCTCAAAAATTCCCGGATCCTGTCGAATACGATAACGGTGTCATTCATTGAATACCCTATG from Saprospiraceae bacterium includes:
- a CDS encoding inorganic phosphate transporter, encoding MAIICVLCIITVCLFEFVNGFHDTANAVATVIYTKSLKPIPAVIWSGIWNFLGVICSSYLFGMAVAGKIAALIPLESVLSRDFSEAIAMIVSALIGAIIWNVGTWYFGIPCSSSHTMIGSLLGVGIVFSILPGSGDKVGVNWGEAYKIMNSLLISPLFGFSMAIVLMFMLKSFVKDKTIFKEPENGQTPPFWLRAILIGTCTLVSFFHGSNDGQKGVGLMLIVLMAFMPVQYALAPDFNKNEFAHTLKLMKESLNRESTLNYEMERTLCASADKLEHFEKYIESLNVTQGRQLMIARKQMGVLSKELKVIVSEPNLITEKSNQRILKDGIHKLNKYTTYVPTWTIILISISLGIGTMIGWKRIVVTIGEKIGKRHMTFAEGASAELVASSTIGLASGLGLPVSTTHVLSSGVAGAMVASKGIKNLQKGTVKNIVLAWVLTLPVTILISGGLYLLIRHFI
- a CDS encoding mechanosensitive ion channel family protein is translated as MNIFKFIIKLVILIILIALRYGLGSDILQSFVDNSNLLYPLFSFLIFWTSINLGIRLSQFIYRKRKKFGHKYSDNVIIGLQNIYYILSGIGVVVMILGFFGLKPEELLTSLSIVAAAIAIISKELVTDIICGFNISFSRDLAIGDYVRIGDQKGKVIDINIHKIVLQNDDDDIIYISNTKAYFSDLVNFTQKEIRKYNLEFILSHKIKISKLELEKQIVSVLERFIPNYEKYSANFKIAGIGKDDIKYKLQFALIKVDPIIEQEIKATILNEVHKLIQNGEFINSSE
- a CDS encoding OmpA family protein; amino-acid sequence: MNKFGILLTLLLAACSYQIKIKTGDQAFQSKQYANAIGFYKNEIDQVSNPKEKAYKAFKLGQSYKYLSDYDQSLGWFKKAYDLNYGLKALEEYAIALKNTGDYEAAILAYQELMQELKGGMEYKKDIQICRLNLEWIKQRTDFYYKLTNYTALNDKASDYSALTFDSTKVYFVSDRLSESRHENSKFGWTGRSFSDIYLFKNGSVESLPEPINSKSNEGSFCFNSIGSKIYFTRCDANDQPEDFCKIYESEYINGSWAEPERLDLGFDNSNVYHPALYKSDSILVFSSNAPGGVGQYDLYISYLGNEGWTVPENLGEPINSAYDEKFPVWYNDTLFFSSNGHPGLGGLDVFKTYKISESKWAPPINLKPDINSEADDFGFYIDKNFVANDTVFQKALLSSNRNFNRQDEIYSVELRKRSQIAVVQGPKKFKWEVQANIQFVTAESYKSSKQIPVDSVDLIEKVSRNSVNSKSNSKITLKLLPGESYTFLASKKNYLNNEFSFTTPTQPELTADSLFMMSIVVELIPIRYEEEFVIPELYYDFDKWNIRQDAVGSLEKLRGLLITNPLIRIRLGSHTDCRGDEKYNLELSEKRAHAAMQWLIAKGIDSSRLFHTGYGENDPAINCSCDSCSEDDHQKNRRTTFTLIR